A genomic segment from Clarias gariepinus isolate MV-2021 ecotype Netherlands chromosome 11, CGAR_prim_01v2, whole genome shotgun sequence encodes:
- the mmp13b gene encoding LOW QUALITY PROTEIN: collagenase 3 (The sequence of the model RefSeq protein was modified relative to this genomic sequence to represent the inferred CDS: deleted 1 base in 1 codon), whose protein sequence is MNHEMLVPERWESAQVSIKGLCVSAVTHTAAHGAENMEIIAVAILLVTVGQSFTKPLPADGTERWLLGERYLRQYYGLQPGLMGNLKPSDLMSEKIRTMQSFFKLKVTGKLDDNTLDVMKKARCGVPDVAEYNLFPRKLKWQNTIVTFRITNYTPDLEKEDVDKAIHNALKVWSDVTPLKFKRLHEGVADIMISFGKLEHGDHNPFDGPNGLLAHAYPPGMGLGGDTHFDEDETWTKDSDAYNLFLVAAHEFGHALGMAHSNDPGSLMYPVYAYTPGFPLSEDDIKGIQELYGTNPDGGKIKPKPEAPEKCDPELSIDAVTELRGEMLVFKDRYFWRVHPQFTEPQLGLIQSTWPQLPKKINAAYENPEKDIVIIFSGIRMWALNGYTLVPGYPKYIHRLGLPKSIRKIDAAVYISDTGKTLLFTDEEYWSYNEETGTMDQGYPRSIKDDFPGMRENDGDEVDEVDAATYRNGYLYLYHENLQYEYSYNRRKVVRILRANDLLHC, encoded by the exons ATGAATCATGAGATGTTAGTGCCAGAGAGGTGGGAGAGCGCCCAGGTCAGTATAAAAGGCCTGTGTGTAAGT GCAGTCACTCACACAGCGGCACACGGCGCAGAAAACATGGAGATTATAGCTGTAGCTATACTATTAGTGACTGTAGGACAGTCGTTCACGAAACCACTTCCAGCTGATGGGACAGAGAGATGGCTGTTAGGAGAG CGATACCTCAGACAGTACTATGGCCTGCAACCGGGTCTGATGGGAAATCTCAAACCTTCAGACTTGATGAGTGAGAAGATCCGCACCATGCAGTCATTCTTTAAGCTAAAGGTCACGGGGAAGCTGGATGACAACACACTGGACGTCATGAAGAAGGCCAGATGTGGTGTGCCAGATGTAGCAGAGTACAATCTCTTCCCCAGGAAGCTCAAATGGCAAAACACAATTGTGACTTTCAG GATAACAAACTACACTCCTGACCTGGAGAAAGAGGACGTTGACAAAGCCATTCATAATGCCCTAAAGGTCTGGAGTGATGTGACTCCTCTAAAGTTCAAGAGGCTGCATGAAGGAGTCGCAGACATCATGATCAGCTTTGGGAAACTAG AACACGGAGATCACAACCCATTCGACGGCCCTAACGGACTCCTTGCCCACGCGTACCCACCAGGGATGGGCCTCGGCGGAGACACACACTTTGATGAGGATGAAACGTGGACTAAAGACTCAGACG CGTATAACCTGTTCTTAGTTGCGGCTCATGAATTCGGCCACGCTCTCGGCATGGCTCATTCTAACGATCCTGGCTCTCTGATGTACCCCGTGTATGCGTACACCCCTGGGTTTCCTCTGTCTGAAGATGACATCAAAGGCATACAAGAACTCTATG GTACCAACCCAGATGGAGGGAAAATCAAACCCAAACCTGAAGCTCCAGAGAAATGCGACCCTGAGTTAAGCATCGATGCCGTGACAGAGCTCCGTGGAGAGATGCTCGTTTTCAAAGACAG ATATTTCTGGCGTGTGCACCCACAGTTCACCGAACCTCAACTCGGGCTCATTCAATCCACATGGCCTCAACTCCCGAAGAAAATAAACGCAGCTTATGAGAACCCAGAAAAAGACATTGTCATCATATTCAGCG gTATCAGAATGTGGGCTCTGAACGGTTACACCCTGGTGCCAGGCTACCCAAAATACATCCACAGACTGGGACTCCCCAAATCCATCCGCAAAATAGACGCTGCGGTGTACATTTCTGACACGGGCAAGACTCTGCTCTTCACTGATGAGGAGTACTGGAG TTATAATGAAGAGACCGGCACGATGGATCAGGGCTACCCCAGATCCATAAAGGACGACTTTCCTGGGATGCGAGAGAATGACGGGGACGAGGTGGACGAGGTGGATGCTGCCACCTACAGAAATG gATACCTGTACTTGTACCACGAGAACCTGCAGTATGAGTACAGTTACAATAGACGGAAGGTCGTCCGCATCTTGAGAGCCAACGACCTGCTGCACTGCTAA